From the genome of Lutzomyia longipalpis isolate SR_M1_2022 chromosome 2, ASM2433408v1, one region includes:
- the LOC129788716 gene encoding histone deacetylase 4 isoform X4, with protein sequence MHVLKLEMARDSAVGRDRVLVMPSAGGAIPLDGVPSQPQAPDDINQQILELKKEQEMQKQMLWHTFHEKNKQLELQHKLQLEHKYQELREQRIAEEQQQQRERREREVMRRKENNCSANASSEVKQKLQTFLMNKKQNAATNGMTTSSPYRNWGVVKSSSGESLPAGAGVAAVSSHPYKIPQPPSSIAKYDSDFPLRKTASEPNLLKIRLKQSVIERKARNGPLAARRQERLLQAAQRRQQKQQNSALATATNCTTTPDSGPNSPPTLTNRGSPTSAPIQEENEDPNYQGNRGSINDLALFSSPSMPNISLGRPHLGSAHNANNLALLSNFRTHAQLAAAAVAGAPYYTPMPPIEHPAELASHLHPSNIHHMAATHLAMHGQVPGLYGQPITDTQVAHARLNKQGHRPLGRTQSAPLPLGHPMLTGAGSVNIGQTHYENSDAERQAMEQQHMLLTQKIRQTVLTRAGGSREPQLKEEESGEVIDLTDKKQPPKTVLTSSVITSTYQRQNEERVRDQEYLKQQRELLIRQSMHISVDDPFVRGFVKPLSRTLSSPLVHLGQQQPPPPCSIPDTGQHSLDHSPPPVNLTVPHRRSLVGGAPGPTHITTGLAFDNQMLKHACICGDNSSHPEHSGRLQSVWARLVETGLANRCDRLRARRATQEELQTVHTEAHTMLFGTNQLNRHKLDASRVSFVRLACGGLGVDLDTTWNEHHTSAAARMAAGCVIDLAMKAAKGDIRNGFAVVRPPGHHAEPDAAMGFCFFNSIALAARIVRQRVPEVRRVLIVDWDVHHGNGTQQVFYDDPTVLYLSIHRHDDGNFFPGTGGPTECGVGPGVGFNVNVAWSGGLSPPLGDAEYLAAFRTVVMPIAREFAPDIVLVSAGFDAASGHPPPLGGYMVSPACFGHLTRELMQLAEGRVILALEGGYDLPAICDSAQECVRALLGDDLNQIADTELARPPCQNAIETLQKTIAIQMSHWPAVKRLAHTVPFSAMQALTSERDESETVTAMAGLSMQSLHRSSRDLSREDSEEPMDQDEK encoded by the exons CTAAAGAAGGAGCAAGAAATGCAGAAACAAATGCTTTGGCATACATTTCATGAGAAGAACAAACAACTTGAGCTTCAGCATAAATTGCAATTGGAGCACAAATATCAG GAACTGAGAGAACAGAGGATTGCAGAAGAACAACAACAACAGCGGGAACGCCGCGAAAGGGAGGTGATGAGGCGCAAAGAGAATAATTGCAGTGCAAATGCAAGTTCAGAGGTCAAACAGAAACTTCAG ACCTTCCTGATGAATAAGAAGCAGAATGCTGCAACAAATGGCATGACCACATCGTCACCGTATAGAaattg GGGTGTGGTGAAAAGCTCTTCAGGTGAATCACTGCCAGCTGGTGCTGGGGTAGCTGCTGTAAGTTCGCATCCGTATAAAATTCCACAACCACCATCATCAATCGCCAAATATGATTCCGATTTTCCACTTCGCAAAacag CTTCGGAGCCGAATTTGCTGAAGATTCGCTTGAAACAGAGTGTGATTGAGCGAAAGGCACGCAATGGACCCTTGGCGGCAAGACGGCAGGAGAGACTACTTCAAGCTGCCCAAAGGCGACAGCAGAAGCAACAGAATTCAGCTTTAGCAACGGCGacaa ATTGCACAACAACACCGGATTCAGGCCCAAATTCCCCACCCACGCTGACAAATCGAGGATCACCAACAAGTGCACCCATTCAAGAG gagAATGAAGATCCTAACTATCAGGGTAATCGAGGAAGTATCAATGATCTTGCTCTATTCAGTTCACCATCAATGCCCAATATTTCCTTGGGGAGACCTCATCTGGGTAGTGCTCACAATGCCAATAATCTG GCCCTCCTCTCGAATTTCCGCACTCATGCTCAATTGGCAGCTGCTGCTGTTGCCGGAGCCCCCTATTACACCCCAATGCCACCGATTGAGCACCCAGCTGAGCTTGCATCCCACCTCCATCCATCTAATATTCATCACATGGCCGCTACGCATCTGGCTATGCATGGTCAAGTTCCCGGGCTCTATGGGCAACCTATTACGGATACCCAGGTGGCACATGCAAGGCTCAATAAGCAGGGTCATCGGCCATTGGGGAGGACACAATCGGCGCCCCTTCCACTTGGGCATCCCATGCTAACGGGTGCTGGTTCCGTGAACATTGGGCAGACGCACTATGAGAATAGTGAt GCTGAACGTCAGGCAATGGAGCAGCAGCATATGTTGCTGACGCAGAAAATCCGTCAGACAGTTCTAACGCGTGCTGGTGGGAGTCGTGAGCCGCAACTGAAGGAGGAGGAATCGGGTGAAGTGATTGATTTGACGGATAAGAAGCAACCACCGAAAACTGTACTTACCAGTAGTGTGATCACGAGTACATACCAGCGTCAGAATGAGGAGCGTGTGAGGGATCAGGAGTACCTGAAGCAGCAGCGTGAGCTCCTTATTCGCCAATCAATGCACATTTCCGTCGATGATCCCTTTGTGCGGGGCTTTGTGAAGCCGCTCTCGCGAACACTCTCGAGTCCTCTGGTGCACCTTGGGCAGCAACAACCACCACCACCGTGTAGTATCCCAGATACGGGACAGCACTCCCTTGATCACAGTCCACCACCTGTTAATCTCACTGTGCCCCATCGGCGGAGTTTAGTTGGG GGAGCTCCTGGACCAACACACATCACGACAGGATTGGCCTTCGACAACCAAATGCTGAAGCACGCTTGCATCTGTGGTGATAATTCATCGCACCCGGAGCACAGTGGACGTTTGCAGAGTGTCTGGGCGCGTCTTGTGGAGACGGGCTTGGCAAATCGGTGCGATCGCTTGAGAGCACGACGTGCCACACAGGAGGAACTCCAGACGGTGCACACGGAAGCGCATACAATGCTCTTTGGGACAAATCAACTCAATCGCCATAAGCTCGATGCGAGTCGGGTGAGTTTTGTGCGTTTAGCATGCGGTGGACTTGGGGTGGATTTGGATACAACGTGGAATGAGCATCACACCTCGGCGGCGGCAAGAATGGCAGCGGGGTGTGTGATTGATTTAGCCATGAAGGCAGCCAAGGGGGATATAAGGAATGGGTTTGCCGTTGTCCGTCCACCGGGGCATCATGCAGAACCCGATGCAGCCATGGGCTTTTGCTTTTTCAATTCCATCGCCCTGGCGGCGAGAATTGTCCGGCAGCGTGTCCCGGAGGTACGGCGTGTTCTCATTGTTGATTGGGATGTACATCATGGCAATGGGACGCAGCAGGTGTTCTATGACGACCCAACAGTTCTCTACCTCTCAATTCATCGGCATGAcgatgggaatttcttcccgGGCACAGGGGGTCCTACGGAGTGTGGTGTTGGCCCCGGGGTTGGGTTCAATGTGAACGTGGCGTGGAGTGGGGGCTTGTCTCCGCCACTTGGTGATGCGGAGTACCTCGCAGCTTTCCGGACAGTTGTAATGCCCATTGCGAGGGAATTTGCACCGGATATTGTGCTTGTTTCGGCGGGATTTGATGCAGCAAGTGGGCATCCACCACCCCTGGGTGGCTATATGGTCTCCCCAGCGTGCTTTGGGCACCTCACGCGGGAACTCATGCAACTTGCCGAAGGACGAGTGATTTTAGCCCTTGAGGGGGGTTACGATCTCCCGGCAATTTGTGACAGTGCCCAGGAGTGTGTACGTGCTCTCCTTGGGGATGATCTCAATCAAATAGCCGACACTGAACTCGCCAGGCCACCGTGTCAGAATGCCATTGAGACACTTCAGAAGACAATTGCCATtcag ATGAGCCATTGGCCGGCTGTGAAGAGACTCGCCCACACTGTCCCATTCTCAGCCATGCAAGCACTAACCAGTGAGAGAGATGAATCAGAAACAGTCACCGCTATGGCGGGTCTCTCAATGCAATCCCTTCACAG ATCATCAAGAGACCTATCAAGGGAAGATTCCGAAGAGCCCATGGATCAAGATGAGAAGTAA
- the LOC129788716 gene encoding histone deacetylase 4 isoform X2: MHVLKLEMARDSAVGRDRVLVMPSAGGAIPLDGVPSQPQAPDDINQQILELKKEQEMQKQMLWHTFHEKNKQLELQHKLQLEHKYQFAGLSNGVFQELREQRIAEEQQQQRERREREVMRRKENNCSANASSEVKQKLQTFLMNKKQNAATNGMTTSSPYRNWGVVKSSSGESLPAGAGVAAVSSHPYKIPQPPSSIAKYDSDFPLRKTASEPNLLKIRLKQSVIERKARNGPLAARRQERLLQAAQRRQQKQQNSALATATNCTTTPDSGPNSPPTLTNRGSPTSAPIQEENEDPNYQGNRGSINDLALFSSPSMPNISLGRPHLGSAHNANNLALLSNFRTHAQLAAAAVAGAPYYTPMPPIEHPAELASHLHPSNIHHMAATHLAMHGQVPGLYGQPITDTQVAHARLNKQGHRPLGRTQSAPLPLGHPMLTGAGSVNIGQTHYENSDAERQAMEQQHMLLTQKIRQTVLTRAGGSREPQLKEEESGEVIDLTDKKQPPKTVLTSSVITSTYQRQNEERVRDQEYLKQQRELLIRQSMHISVDDPFVRGFVKPLSRTLSSPLVHLGQQQPPPPCSIPDTGQHSLDHSPPPVNLTVPHRRSLVGGAPGPTHITTGLAFDNQMLKHACICGDNSSHPEHSGRLQSVWARLVETGLANRCDRLRARRATQEELQTVHTEAHTMLFGTNQLNRHKLDASRVSFVRLACGGLGVDLDTTWNEHHTSAAARMAAGCVIDLAMKAAKGDIRNGFAVVRPPGHHAEPDAAMGFCFFNSIALAARIVRQRVPEVRRVLIVDWDVHHGNGTQQVFYDDPTVLYLSIHRHDDGNFFPGTGGPTECGVGPGVGFNVNVAWSGGLSPPLGDAEYLAAFRTVVMPIAREFAPDIVLVSAGFDAASGHPPPLGGYMVSPACFGHLTRELMQLAEGRVILALEGGYDLPAICDSAQECVRALLGDDLNQIADTELARPPCQNAIETLQKTIAIQMSHWPAVKRLAHTVPFSAMQALTSERDESETVTAMAGLSMQSLHRSSRDLSREDSEEPMDQDEK, from the exons CTAAAGAAGGAGCAAGAAATGCAGAAACAAATGCTTTGGCATACATTTCATGAGAAGAACAAACAACTTGAGCTTCAGCATAAATTGCAATTGGAGCACAAATATCAG TTTGCGGGGCTTTCCAATGGCGTATTCCAGGAACTGAGAGAACAGAGGATTGCAGAAGAACAACAACAACAGCGGGAACGCCGCGAAAGGGAGGTGATGAGGCGCAAAGAGAATAATTGCAGTGCAAATGCAAGTTCAGAGGTCAAACAGAAACTTCAG ACCTTCCTGATGAATAAGAAGCAGAATGCTGCAACAAATGGCATGACCACATCGTCACCGTATAGAaattg GGGTGTGGTGAAAAGCTCTTCAGGTGAATCACTGCCAGCTGGTGCTGGGGTAGCTGCTGTAAGTTCGCATCCGTATAAAATTCCACAACCACCATCATCAATCGCCAAATATGATTCCGATTTTCCACTTCGCAAAacag CTTCGGAGCCGAATTTGCTGAAGATTCGCTTGAAACAGAGTGTGATTGAGCGAAAGGCACGCAATGGACCCTTGGCGGCAAGACGGCAGGAGAGACTACTTCAAGCTGCCCAAAGGCGACAGCAGAAGCAACAGAATTCAGCTTTAGCAACGGCGacaa ATTGCACAACAACACCGGATTCAGGCCCAAATTCCCCACCCACGCTGACAAATCGAGGATCACCAACAAGTGCACCCATTCAAGAG gagAATGAAGATCCTAACTATCAGGGTAATCGAGGAAGTATCAATGATCTTGCTCTATTCAGTTCACCATCAATGCCCAATATTTCCTTGGGGAGACCTCATCTGGGTAGTGCTCACAATGCCAATAATCTG GCCCTCCTCTCGAATTTCCGCACTCATGCTCAATTGGCAGCTGCTGCTGTTGCCGGAGCCCCCTATTACACCCCAATGCCACCGATTGAGCACCCAGCTGAGCTTGCATCCCACCTCCATCCATCTAATATTCATCACATGGCCGCTACGCATCTGGCTATGCATGGTCAAGTTCCCGGGCTCTATGGGCAACCTATTACGGATACCCAGGTGGCACATGCAAGGCTCAATAAGCAGGGTCATCGGCCATTGGGGAGGACACAATCGGCGCCCCTTCCACTTGGGCATCCCATGCTAACGGGTGCTGGTTCCGTGAACATTGGGCAGACGCACTATGAGAATAGTGAt GCTGAACGTCAGGCAATGGAGCAGCAGCATATGTTGCTGACGCAGAAAATCCGTCAGACAGTTCTAACGCGTGCTGGTGGGAGTCGTGAGCCGCAACTGAAGGAGGAGGAATCGGGTGAAGTGATTGATTTGACGGATAAGAAGCAACCACCGAAAACTGTACTTACCAGTAGTGTGATCACGAGTACATACCAGCGTCAGAATGAGGAGCGTGTGAGGGATCAGGAGTACCTGAAGCAGCAGCGTGAGCTCCTTATTCGCCAATCAATGCACATTTCCGTCGATGATCCCTTTGTGCGGGGCTTTGTGAAGCCGCTCTCGCGAACACTCTCGAGTCCTCTGGTGCACCTTGGGCAGCAACAACCACCACCACCGTGTAGTATCCCAGATACGGGACAGCACTCCCTTGATCACAGTCCACCACCTGTTAATCTCACTGTGCCCCATCGGCGGAGTTTAGTTGGG GGAGCTCCTGGACCAACACACATCACGACAGGATTGGCCTTCGACAACCAAATGCTGAAGCACGCTTGCATCTGTGGTGATAATTCATCGCACCCGGAGCACAGTGGACGTTTGCAGAGTGTCTGGGCGCGTCTTGTGGAGACGGGCTTGGCAAATCGGTGCGATCGCTTGAGAGCACGACGTGCCACACAGGAGGAACTCCAGACGGTGCACACGGAAGCGCATACAATGCTCTTTGGGACAAATCAACTCAATCGCCATAAGCTCGATGCGAGTCGGGTGAGTTTTGTGCGTTTAGCATGCGGTGGACTTGGGGTGGATTTGGATACAACGTGGAATGAGCATCACACCTCGGCGGCGGCAAGAATGGCAGCGGGGTGTGTGATTGATTTAGCCATGAAGGCAGCCAAGGGGGATATAAGGAATGGGTTTGCCGTTGTCCGTCCACCGGGGCATCATGCAGAACCCGATGCAGCCATGGGCTTTTGCTTTTTCAATTCCATCGCCCTGGCGGCGAGAATTGTCCGGCAGCGTGTCCCGGAGGTACGGCGTGTTCTCATTGTTGATTGGGATGTACATCATGGCAATGGGACGCAGCAGGTGTTCTATGACGACCCAACAGTTCTCTACCTCTCAATTCATCGGCATGAcgatgggaatttcttcccgGGCACAGGGGGTCCTACGGAGTGTGGTGTTGGCCCCGGGGTTGGGTTCAATGTGAACGTGGCGTGGAGTGGGGGCTTGTCTCCGCCACTTGGTGATGCGGAGTACCTCGCAGCTTTCCGGACAGTTGTAATGCCCATTGCGAGGGAATTTGCACCGGATATTGTGCTTGTTTCGGCGGGATTTGATGCAGCAAGTGGGCATCCACCACCCCTGGGTGGCTATATGGTCTCCCCAGCGTGCTTTGGGCACCTCACGCGGGAACTCATGCAACTTGCCGAAGGACGAGTGATTTTAGCCCTTGAGGGGGGTTACGATCTCCCGGCAATTTGTGACAGTGCCCAGGAGTGTGTACGTGCTCTCCTTGGGGATGATCTCAATCAAATAGCCGACACTGAACTCGCCAGGCCACCGTGTCAGAATGCCATTGAGACACTTCAGAAGACAATTGCCATtcag ATGAGCCATTGGCCGGCTGTGAAGAGACTCGCCCACACTGTCCCATTCTCAGCCATGCAAGCACTAACCAGTGAGAGAGATGAATCAGAAACAGTCACCGCTATGGCGGGTCTCTCAATGCAATCCCTTCACAG ATCATCAAGAGACCTATCAAGGGAAGATTCCGAAGAGCCCATGGATCAAGATGAGAAGTAA
- the LOC129788716 gene encoding histone deacetylase 4 isoform X1, giving the protein MTSPERRLPPHEMARDSAVGRDRVLVMPSAGGAIPLDGVPSQPQAPDDINQQILELKKEQEMQKQMLWHTFHEKNKQLELQHKLQLEHKYQFAGLSNGVFQELREQRIAEEQQQQRERREREVMRRKENNCSANASSEVKQKLQTFLMNKKQNAATNGMTTSSPYRNWGVVKSSSGESLPAGAGVAAVSSHPYKIPQPPSSIAKYDSDFPLRKTASEPNLLKIRLKQSVIERKARNGPLAARRQERLLQAAQRRQQKQQNSALATATNCTTTPDSGPNSPPTLTNRGSPTSAPIQEENEDPNYQGNRGSINDLALFSSPSMPNISLGRPHLGSAHNANNLALLSNFRTHAQLAAAAVAGAPYYTPMPPIEHPAELASHLHPSNIHHMAATHLAMHGQVPGLYGQPITDTQVAHARLNKQGHRPLGRTQSAPLPLGHPMLTGAGSVNIGQTHYENSDAERQAMEQQHMLLTQKIRQTVLTRAGGSREPQLKEEESGEVIDLTDKKQPPKTVLTSSVITSTYQRQNEERVRDQEYLKQQRELLIRQSMHISVDDPFVRGFVKPLSRTLSSPLVHLGQQQPPPPCSIPDTGQHSLDHSPPPVNLTVPHRRSLVGGAPGPTHITTGLAFDNQMLKHACICGDNSSHPEHSGRLQSVWARLVETGLANRCDRLRARRATQEELQTVHTEAHTMLFGTNQLNRHKLDASRVSFVRLACGGLGVDLDTTWNEHHTSAAARMAAGCVIDLAMKAAKGDIRNGFAVVRPPGHHAEPDAAMGFCFFNSIALAARIVRQRVPEVRRVLIVDWDVHHGNGTQQVFYDDPTVLYLSIHRHDDGNFFPGTGGPTECGVGPGVGFNVNVAWSGGLSPPLGDAEYLAAFRTVVMPIAREFAPDIVLVSAGFDAASGHPPPLGGYMVSPACFGHLTRELMQLAEGRVILALEGGYDLPAICDSAQECVRALLGDDLNQIADTELARPPCQNAIETLQKTIAIQMSHWPAVKRLAHTVPFSAMQALTSERDESETVTAMAGLSMQSLHRSSRDLSREDSEEPMDQDEK; this is encoded by the exons CTAAAGAAGGAGCAAGAAATGCAGAAACAAATGCTTTGGCATACATTTCATGAGAAGAACAAACAACTTGAGCTTCAGCATAAATTGCAATTGGAGCACAAATATCAG TTTGCGGGGCTTTCCAATGGCGTATTCCAGGAACTGAGAGAACAGAGGATTGCAGAAGAACAACAACAACAGCGGGAACGCCGCGAAAGGGAGGTGATGAGGCGCAAAGAGAATAATTGCAGTGCAAATGCAAGTTCAGAGGTCAAACAGAAACTTCAG ACCTTCCTGATGAATAAGAAGCAGAATGCTGCAACAAATGGCATGACCACATCGTCACCGTATAGAaattg GGGTGTGGTGAAAAGCTCTTCAGGTGAATCACTGCCAGCTGGTGCTGGGGTAGCTGCTGTAAGTTCGCATCCGTATAAAATTCCACAACCACCATCATCAATCGCCAAATATGATTCCGATTTTCCACTTCGCAAAacag CTTCGGAGCCGAATTTGCTGAAGATTCGCTTGAAACAGAGTGTGATTGAGCGAAAGGCACGCAATGGACCCTTGGCGGCAAGACGGCAGGAGAGACTACTTCAAGCTGCCCAAAGGCGACAGCAGAAGCAACAGAATTCAGCTTTAGCAACGGCGacaa ATTGCACAACAACACCGGATTCAGGCCCAAATTCCCCACCCACGCTGACAAATCGAGGATCACCAACAAGTGCACCCATTCAAGAG gagAATGAAGATCCTAACTATCAGGGTAATCGAGGAAGTATCAATGATCTTGCTCTATTCAGTTCACCATCAATGCCCAATATTTCCTTGGGGAGACCTCATCTGGGTAGTGCTCACAATGCCAATAATCTG GCCCTCCTCTCGAATTTCCGCACTCATGCTCAATTGGCAGCTGCTGCTGTTGCCGGAGCCCCCTATTACACCCCAATGCCACCGATTGAGCACCCAGCTGAGCTTGCATCCCACCTCCATCCATCTAATATTCATCACATGGCCGCTACGCATCTGGCTATGCATGGTCAAGTTCCCGGGCTCTATGGGCAACCTATTACGGATACCCAGGTGGCACATGCAAGGCTCAATAAGCAGGGTCATCGGCCATTGGGGAGGACACAATCGGCGCCCCTTCCACTTGGGCATCCCATGCTAACGGGTGCTGGTTCCGTGAACATTGGGCAGACGCACTATGAGAATAGTGAt GCTGAACGTCAGGCAATGGAGCAGCAGCATATGTTGCTGACGCAGAAAATCCGTCAGACAGTTCTAACGCGTGCTGGTGGGAGTCGTGAGCCGCAACTGAAGGAGGAGGAATCGGGTGAAGTGATTGATTTGACGGATAAGAAGCAACCACCGAAAACTGTACTTACCAGTAGTGTGATCACGAGTACATACCAGCGTCAGAATGAGGAGCGTGTGAGGGATCAGGAGTACCTGAAGCAGCAGCGTGAGCTCCTTATTCGCCAATCAATGCACATTTCCGTCGATGATCCCTTTGTGCGGGGCTTTGTGAAGCCGCTCTCGCGAACACTCTCGAGTCCTCTGGTGCACCTTGGGCAGCAACAACCACCACCACCGTGTAGTATCCCAGATACGGGACAGCACTCCCTTGATCACAGTCCACCACCTGTTAATCTCACTGTGCCCCATCGGCGGAGTTTAGTTGGG GGAGCTCCTGGACCAACACACATCACGACAGGATTGGCCTTCGACAACCAAATGCTGAAGCACGCTTGCATCTGTGGTGATAATTCATCGCACCCGGAGCACAGTGGACGTTTGCAGAGTGTCTGGGCGCGTCTTGTGGAGACGGGCTTGGCAAATCGGTGCGATCGCTTGAGAGCACGACGTGCCACACAGGAGGAACTCCAGACGGTGCACACGGAAGCGCATACAATGCTCTTTGGGACAAATCAACTCAATCGCCATAAGCTCGATGCGAGTCGGGTGAGTTTTGTGCGTTTAGCATGCGGTGGACTTGGGGTGGATTTGGATACAACGTGGAATGAGCATCACACCTCGGCGGCGGCAAGAATGGCAGCGGGGTGTGTGATTGATTTAGCCATGAAGGCAGCCAAGGGGGATATAAGGAATGGGTTTGCCGTTGTCCGTCCACCGGGGCATCATGCAGAACCCGATGCAGCCATGGGCTTTTGCTTTTTCAATTCCATCGCCCTGGCGGCGAGAATTGTCCGGCAGCGTGTCCCGGAGGTACGGCGTGTTCTCATTGTTGATTGGGATGTACATCATGGCAATGGGACGCAGCAGGTGTTCTATGACGACCCAACAGTTCTCTACCTCTCAATTCATCGGCATGAcgatgggaatttcttcccgGGCACAGGGGGTCCTACGGAGTGTGGTGTTGGCCCCGGGGTTGGGTTCAATGTGAACGTGGCGTGGAGTGGGGGCTTGTCTCCGCCACTTGGTGATGCGGAGTACCTCGCAGCTTTCCGGACAGTTGTAATGCCCATTGCGAGGGAATTTGCACCGGATATTGTGCTTGTTTCGGCGGGATTTGATGCAGCAAGTGGGCATCCACCACCCCTGGGTGGCTATATGGTCTCCCCAGCGTGCTTTGGGCACCTCACGCGGGAACTCATGCAACTTGCCGAAGGACGAGTGATTTTAGCCCTTGAGGGGGGTTACGATCTCCCGGCAATTTGTGACAGTGCCCAGGAGTGTGTACGTGCTCTCCTTGGGGATGATCTCAATCAAATAGCCGACACTGAACTCGCCAGGCCACCGTGTCAGAATGCCATTGAGACACTTCAGAAGACAATTGCCATtcag ATGAGCCATTGGCCGGCTGTGAAGAGACTCGCCCACACTGTCCCATTCTCAGCCATGCAAGCACTAACCAGTGAGAGAGATGAATCAGAAACAGTCACCGCTATGGCGGGTCTCTCAATGCAATCCCTTCACAG ATCATCAAGAGACCTATCAAGGGAAGATTCCGAAGAGCCCATGGATCAAGATGAGAAGTAA